ATTTCTTTTACCAAGTCTTGTAATCGCGTTTTCGTTAAAATCTAAACAACATTCTGAATTAGTTCATCATGTTGACAATCTTAGATTAAGAATCACCGATGAACTTACCTGATCATGATTAACTGGAGCAGCAGCAGCAGCTTGATTCACAGTCGGCTGTACTTTTGGAGTATGACTTGTAACAATAGGTGTATTATGACTAGCTGGAGAAGATACAGCAGATGTAGGTGTCGTGTTATTCATCAATATAGAATGTAAGCTCATACTTGTTGCACTTGTGCTGGGAACCGTTGAAGGAATCGCATTTTCTGTCTGTGAATAGTGAATACAACTTCAATTACCGTCATcgctaaattgaaaaattgtagtttgAAATTACCGTCGGTGGTTCTGCAATTTGTGAAGATGAATCCGACACTGCATTTGAATTCACTTGAATCGGAACATTCTGCGTGAATATTGTATTTGGTTCTACTTTTACTACATTGTTCTCCATTGGTTGAAATGTAGGCATATCACTTAGCAAATTATTGTTTGTTGTCATAACCGTTTCAACAGTTTCAGTCGTGGAACACTTCTGATTGTATATTTTAGAG
The sequence above is a segment of the Planococcus citri chromosome 3, ihPlaCitr1.1, whole genome shotgun sequence genome. Coding sequences within it:
- the Taf12 gene encoding transcription initiation factor TFIID subunit 12 isoform X2; the encoded protein is MTTNNNLLSDMPTFQPMENNVVKVEPNTIFTQNVPIQVNSNAVSDSSSQIAEPPTTENAIPSTVPSTSATTSHNTPIVTSHTPKVQPTVNQAAAAAPVNHDQILTKTRLQDLVKEIDPCEQLDEEVEDLLLQLVDDFVNSTVNTACVFAKHRNSNTVEVKDVQLYLEKMYNMWIPGFGAEEVKPYKKPPITEAHKQRLALIRKSLKKY
- the Taf12 gene encoding transcription initiation factor TFIID subunit 12 isoform X1 gives rise to the protein MTTNNNLLSDMPTFQPMENNVVKVEPNTIFTQNVPIQVNSNAVSDSSSQIAEPPTTENAIPSTVPSTSATSMSLHSILMNNTTPTSAVSSPASHNTPIVTSHTPKVQPTVNQAAAAAPVNHDQILTKTRLQDLVKEIDPCEQLDEEVEDLLLQLVDDFVNSTVNTACVFAKHRNSNTVEVKDVQLYLEKMYNMWIPGFGAEEVKPYKKPPITEAHKQRLALIRKSLKKY